The sequence below is a genomic window from Brevibacillus agri.
GCGGCAACGTGATTCCCGCTTCCTTGAAGACGCGCTGGGTAAAGGACGAGCAGTCAAACGTCTTGGTCGTGCTGCTGCTGGAGCCGTATTTGTACTTCGTGCCCATGTATTTCTCGCCGATCTTGATGACCTTGTCGGCCAGATTGCTTGCCGGTTGCTCCGGCTTGCTGCCGGAATTGTCGGAAGAGCTTGTCTCATCCAAAATGCGGCGTGCGCCGACGAACTTATTGCTGTATTCCGAATAGCTTTTCAGGACGACGGCATCCTCGCTTTGAGAGGAGTAGACAAATTGGTCATTGCCTATGTATATGCCCATAAATGTGGGGCTTCCTGTTCCATTGGACGAGAAGAACACCAGGTCTCCCGGCTCTACGCTGTTTTGGGAGACTTTTTTGCCTGCTTTGGACAAGCTCGAAATCGTGCTGCCAATGGAAATGCCGATTTGCTTGTACGTGTACGTAGCCAGCTCTGCAGACCCGAACTGTTTTGGACCTTTTGCTTTATATTCATAATCTTTCCCAATCAAAGATGTCGCGATCTGTACAACATCAGACTGTTTCGAATCTTGCGTCTTAGCGGCCGCCTGTCCAACTTGACCACCCATTAACAGGGACGTACTCAGCATGACTGCTACTGTTGACTTCATTACCCAATCTCGTTTCGTCACTTTCTTTTCCTCCTTGTCATGTTGTGGCACCCGTCGTGGGTACATGGACAGATTACCCCAGGAGGAAACGGGAGGATAAGACCGTAAAATTTACCAATCATGGAATTAGTAGCATCGGACTAATCAGAAAACAAGGCGCACAACAGGCCATTCCTGCCTTTTAGTTCCATAGAACCAGACACAGTTGAGAATCGGTTTCAATGGCGCTTTTTCAAACAAAAACCCATCTTCTGCCTGATCCTGTCAGAAGATGGGTCTTTTCACCCGGCATAACTGCCCGTTTTTATTTCAGTTTGGCCGTAAACTGGCCCCACTCTTCGTCGCCCCATTTGAGGGTCAGCACATCGCCATCGGCGACCGGTCCGACACCCGCAGGAGTCCCCGTGTAAATCACATCGCCCTGACCCAAGCCAAAATGCTCCGCGACGTAAGCAATGATCGTCTCCAGATTAAAAATCACATCGCGAATATTTCCCCGCTGCACCTGCTCGCCGTTTTTGAGCAGGGAAAAGTCTGTCTGCTGCATCGCCGCAAGCCCTGGAAACGGGTGAAACGGCGTCAAGATCGCGGAATGAGGGAAGCCTTTGGCAAGCAGCCACGGATGGCCTGCACTCTTCAGCTCGCTCTGCACATCGCGCAAAGTAAAATCAATGCCAAGGGCGATCTTGTCGACCAGCTCGGCAAGCGTGCAGCCCGGTTCATACGGCCGTGCCAGATGCACGACCAGCTCCGCTTCATAATGAAGCTCTCCGCGCGTCCCAGGCAGCTCGATCTCCTGTCCGTTCGTCACAGCCAGAGCGTGTGTCGGCTTGGCAAAAATCATCGGTTTTTTCGGTACGTCGTTCCCCAGTTCGGCCGCATGCAGCCGGTAATTGCGGCCCACACAGTAAATATTGCGGATCTGTTCCATTTTGTCCTCTCCTTATGAAAGCTTGTCGCTCCCATTTACTATATCATGGGAAAGAGGACGAAAAACAGCCGGTCAATACTCGTCAAAGCAGTTGTCATAGCCCGGCCAGAGCCTGGCGTTGCCGCGCGCCTCCACTTCAAACACTGTATCGCAAATCGCTTCCAGCGCGCTCTCCAAATCCGTCTCCTCCTCCGAGCTCCACATGAACCCGTAACGAAGGCGCACGACCTGCTCTTTTTTTTCGCAGAGGACAAACGCGAGCTGCGGGTGCTGCTCAATGACCGCTCGGCGCGCCTGAACGGTCGCGTCCAGCGAAAACAAGCCATCCCATTCCGAGATGACATAGGTGGAAGTTACCTCGATCCAAAGTGCGGAGGAATCGTTTCTCCTGCGAAAGACAACCGAGTCCTCCCGATAAAATCCATACCCCGAAGGAAGGGCGCCCTGGAGTCTGAATGCCATCCCGACAGGCAAATCTTCCGGCTTTAGCGCTGCGACAAGCCGACCAGGCAAAAGATAGTAGCCATCCTCCTGGCAAGAGCCCAAAGGCTCGCCCATGACGACCACGCGCTGATTATGCGGGTCACCTGTCACCTGTACGTACATCACGGCACCTCCTTTTCACACAGTATGGTCAGGAATGCCTGCCTCAAAACCAAATAATGTTTCGGTACATCCATTATTTTACATTTATAGCAGACAAAAAAAACAGGAGGTACATCCCAATTTGATGTCCCCCTGCTTTTGCGTTGTTGTCATGATGCGCGGACGATGGCGATGACTACATCGTTTTCGTTGTACGCTTTCGCTTTTATTTTGACAGGAAAGTCGTACGGGTTCTGGAACTGAAAATCGAGGACGCCGTAAGCTACCGTTGCGTCCTGGCCTGCCGGCACGTAGCCCACCGACTTGCTGTGATTGTGCCGCTCCACGATCGTCATCCCGGCTTCCGCTGTCGCATTGTACAGCGTGCTGGATACTTGGCAAATCCCGCCGCCGAAGTCGTCGACAAGCTGCCCGTTCAAGATCGTCCCTGCCTTTTCCCAGCCGTCTTCCTCTATGTTGGAATTGCCTACTTCTTCATTAAAAGAAAAAACAGCTTGCGGCTTGATTTTTTCCTGGTTGATCTTTTTCAGCGCCTTCTTGATATTGTGCTTGCGCGCGTCAGAGCTGCCTTCCATCGTCGTATGGTAAAAGCCGAGGACTTCTTTGTCTTTGATGTCCATTTTGTCCAAAAAAGCTTCGCGCTGCTCTGCAGGGGAAAGCTCTGCTGTGCCCAGGGCAGATGCAGGTGTGGGAAGGACTGCCGTACACGCTGAAAACAGGAAGGCTGTTGTCATCACACTGATGCCTATGAACCGGAATTTGTTCATGCTCCTCTACTCCCTCGCTTTCATTCGTGCTGTCTCTTTTTTCGGCTCGCGCAAAAAAGCTTGCGAATGCTGCAAGCCTGCAACGTGTCGATCACAATGCTCGCCACTCTACTGTATCCCACGCTTGACGCGGCGAGCAACCCGCAAATCTTGGACAGTTTTCAAGGAACAGGTGAGCAGCCGGACGGTGGACATCCGCCTGCGCTTTTTCTGGCGCAAAAAGGCAGACCGTCCTTGCTGCTGCGGTCTGTCTCTAAGTCGCCATTCTGCATCGT
It includes:
- a CDS encoding C40 family peptidase — encoded protein: MTKRDWVMKSTVAVMLSTSLLMGGQVGQAAAKTQDSKQSDVVQIATSLIGKDYEYKAKGPKQFGSAELATYTYKQIGISIGSTISSLSKAGKKVSQNSVEPGDLVFFSSNGTGSPTFMGIYIGNDQFVYSSQSEDAVVLKSYSEYSNKFVGARRILDETSSSDNSGSKPEQPASNLADKVIKIGEKYMGTKYKYGSSSSTTKTFDCSSFTQRVFKEAGITLPRDSHQQSTVGTTVSKKNLQKGDLVFMKASVNSSSDRITHVAIYAGDGKILHTYGSPGVTYSKFDGTNWEKRVVKIKRVL
- a CDS encoding fumarylacetoacetate hydrolase family protein; the encoded protein is MEQIRNIYCVGRNYRLHAAELGNDVPKKPMIFAKPTHALAVTNGQEIELPGTRGELHYEAELVVHLARPYEPGCTLAELVDKIALGIDFTLRDVQSELKSAGHPWLLAKGFPHSAILTPFHPFPGLAAMQQTDFSLLKNGEQVQRGNIRDVIFNLETIIAYVAEHFGLGQGDVIYTGTPAGVGPVADGDVLTLKWGDEEWGQFTAKLK
- a CDS encoding VanW family protein, with protein sequence MNKFRFIGISVMTTAFLFSACTAVLPTPASALGTAELSPAEQREAFLDKMDIKDKEVLGFYHTTMEGSSDARKHNIKKALKKINQEKIKPQAVFSFNEEVGNSNIEEDGWEKAGTILNGQLVDDFGGGICQVSSTLYNATAEAGMTIVERHNHSKSVGYVPAGQDATVAYGVLDFQFQNPYDFPVKIKAKAYNENDVVIAIVRAS